Proteins found in one Pseudomonas sp. P8_241 genomic segment:
- a CDS encoding ANTAR domain-containing response regulator, whose protein sequence is MLRILLINDTAKKVGRLKAALIEAGFEVIDESGLTIDLPERVETVRPDVILIDTESPSRDVMEQVVLVSRDQPRPIVMFTDEHDPGVMRQAIKSGVSAYIVEGIHAQRLQPILDVAMARFESDQALRAQLHARDQQLAERKRIELAKGLLMKMKDCNEEEAYTLMRRQAMSRQQKLIQVAEQIIAMSELLG, encoded by the coding sequence ATGTTGCGAATCCTGCTGATCAATGACACCGCGAAGAAAGTCGGGCGCCTGAAGGCCGCCTTGATCGAGGCCGGGTTCGAAGTGATCGACGAGTCCGGTCTGACCATCGACCTGCCAGAACGCGTCGAAACAGTGCGTCCGGACGTGATTCTGATCGATACCGAGTCACCGAGCCGCGATGTGATGGAGCAAGTGGTGCTGGTCAGCCGCGACCAGCCACGACCGATCGTAATGTTCACCGACGAGCACGACCCTGGCGTGATGCGCCAGGCGATCAAGTCCGGCGTCAGCGCCTACATCGTCGAAGGCATTCATGCACAACGCTTGCAGCCGATTCTAGACGTTGCCATGGCGCGTTTTGAGAGCGATCAGGCCCTGCGCGCGCAATTGCATGCCCGCGACCAGCAACTGGCCGAGCGTAAGCGCATCGAGCTGGCCAAGGGACTGTTGATGAAGATGAAAGACTGCAACGAGGAAGAGGCCTACACCCTGATGCGCCGTCAGGCCATGAGCCGTCAGCAGAAGCTGATTCAGGTGGCGGAGCAGATTATTGCGATGAGTGAGTTGTTGGGTTGA
- the rmf gene encoding ribosome modulation factor — translation MRRLKRDPLERAFLRGYQYGVGGKSRELCPFTLPSVRQAWINGWREGRGDNWDGMTGTAGIHRLNELHAVG, via the coding sequence ATGAGAAGACTTAAGCGTGATCCGTTGGAAAGAGCATTTTTGCGCGGATATCAATATGGCGTTGGTGGCAAATCCCGTGAGCTTTGCCCATTTACTCTACCGTCGGTACGTCAAGCCTGGATTAACGGCTGGCGAGAAGGACGCGGCGACAACTGGGACGGTATGACCGGCACTGCGGGAATCCACAGACTCAACGAACTTCACGCCGTCGGCTAA
- a CDS encoding CmpA/NrtA family ABC transporter substrate-binding protein — MNEPSADPLAWVNGSDAPEKTEINLGFMALSDCASVVVAATQGFAQPYGLTLNLKRQPSWASLRDKLVSGELDAAHSLYGLIYAVHLGIGGVAATDMAVLMGLNQNGQSINLSHGLQALGVTGPEALEQHVHQTRPKLTFAQTFPTGTHAMWLYYWLASQGIHPLQDVDSVVVPPPQMVAHLQAGRIDGFCVGEPWSAAAVQQGFGFTLATTQTIWPDHPEKVLGCTRAFVEQYPNTARALVMAILQASRFIEDSAENRRGTAQLLSAPQYLDTPVDCIEPRLLGDYADGLGHQWQDPHPLRFHGKGTVNLPYLSDGMWFMTQFRRWGLLRDDPDYLAVARQVQQLDLYRDSASAVGVNCLDKEMRSSQLIDGKVWDGSDPAGYARSFKLHAMSDHSPLLASR; from the coding sequence ATGAACGAACCATCAGCCGACCCTCTGGCCTGGGTCAATGGCAGCGACGCCCCGGAAAAGACCGAGATCAACCTCGGCTTCATGGCCCTCAGCGATTGTGCCTCGGTCGTGGTTGCCGCCACCCAGGGCTTTGCCCAACCTTACGGACTGACGCTGAACCTGAAACGCCAGCCGTCCTGGGCGAGCCTGCGGGACAAACTGGTCAGTGGCGAACTGGATGCCGCCCACAGTCTGTACGGATTGATATACGCCGTGCACCTGGGCATCGGTGGCGTCGCAGCGACCGACATGGCGGTGCTGATGGGCCTGAACCAGAACGGTCAGAGCATCAACCTTTCCCACGGCTTGCAGGCGTTGGGCGTGACCGGTCCTGAGGCACTGGAACAGCACGTGCACCAAACTCGCCCAAAACTCACCTTCGCCCAGACGTTTCCCACCGGCACCCATGCCATGTGGTTGTATTACTGGCTCGCCAGCCAAGGGATACATCCATTGCAGGACGTCGATAGCGTGGTGGTGCCACCGCCGCAAATGGTCGCCCACCTGCAAGCGGGCCGCATTGATGGTTTCTGCGTCGGCGAACCCTGGTCCGCCGCCGCCGTTCAACAGGGTTTTGGCTTTACCTTGGCGACGACACAGACCATTTGGCCCGACCACCCGGAAAAGGTCCTGGGCTGTACCCGCGCGTTTGTCGAGCAATACCCCAACACCGCCCGCGCACTGGTGATGGCGATTCTGCAGGCCAGCCGCTTTATCGAAGACAGCGCCGAGAACCGTCGTGGTACCGCGCAGTTGTTAAGCGCACCGCAGTACCTCGACACTCCGGTGGACTGTATCGAACCGCGCTTGCTCGGCGACTACGCCGACGGATTGGGTCATCAATGGCAGGACCCGCACCCGCTGCGTTTCCATGGCAAAGGAACGGTCAATCTGCCCTACCTGTCCGACGGCATGTGGTTCATGACCCAGTTCCGCCGCTGGGGTTTGTTGCGCGACGATCCGGACTACCTCGCGGTGGCCCGTCAAGTTCAGCAACTGGACCTGTACCGGGATTCCGCCAGCGCGGTCGGTGTGAATTGCCTGGACAAGGAAATGCGCAGCAGCCAGTTGATCGATGGAAAGGTCTGGGATGGTTCAGACCCGGCCGGTTATGCCCGCAGCTTCAAACTGCACGCCATGAGCGACCACTCGCCCCTTCTCGCCAGCCGCTGA
- a CDS encoding quinone-dependent dihydroorotate dehydrogenase, translating to MYTLARQLLFKLSPETSHDLSLDLIGAGGRLGLNGLLCKAPAKVPVNVMGLDFPNPVGLAAGLDKNGAAIDGFAQLGFGFVEIGTITPRPQPGNPKPRLFRLPEAEGIINRMGFNNLGVDHLLARVAAAKYKGVLGINIGKNFDTPVERAVDDYLNCLDKVYAHASYVTVNVSSPNTPGLRSLQFGDSLKQLLADLAERRAELALRHGKHVPLAIKIAPDMTDEETAQVAQALIETGMDAVIATNTTLSRVGVEGMEHGDEAGGLSGAPVRDKSTHTVRVLAAELGGRLPIIAAGGITEGKHAAEKITAGASLVQIYSGFIYKGPALIRESVDAIAALR from the coding sequence ATGTACACCCTGGCCCGTCAGCTGTTGTTCAAACTTTCTCCGGAAACCTCCCATGATCTGTCCCTGGACCTGATCGGCGCGGGTGGACGTCTGGGGCTCAACGGTTTGCTATGCAAGGCGCCGGCGAAAGTGCCGGTGAATGTCATGGGTCTGGATTTCCCGAACCCGGTAGGCCTGGCGGCCGGTCTGGACAAGAATGGCGCGGCCATCGATGGCTTTGCGCAGCTGGGTTTCGGTTTCGTCGAAATCGGCACCATCACCCCGCGCCCGCAACCAGGCAACCCTAAGCCGCGCCTGTTCCGCCTGCCCGAAGCCGAGGGGATCATCAATCGCATGGGGTTCAACAATCTCGGCGTCGATCACCTGTTGGCTCGCGTGGCTGCGGCCAAGTACAAGGGCGTGCTGGGCATCAACATCGGCAAGAATTTCGATACACCGGTCGAGCGTGCGGTCGATGACTACCTGAACTGCCTGGACAAGGTTTACGCCCACGCCAGCTATGTGACGGTCAACGTCAGTTCGCCGAACACCCCGGGCCTGCGCAGCCTGCAATTCGGCGACTCGCTCAAGCAATTGCTGGCCGATCTGGCCGAGCGTCGGGCGGAGCTGGCGCTGCGTCACGGCAAGCATGTTCCGCTGGCGATCAAGATCGCACCGGACATGACCGACGAAGAAACCGCACAGGTCGCACAAGCGCTGATCGAAACCGGCATGGACGCAGTCATCGCCACCAATACCACCCTGAGCCGCGTGGGTGTCGAAGGCATGGAACACGGTGACGAGGCGGGGGGGTTGTCCGGTGCACCGGTTCGCGACAAGAGCACCCACACGGTGAGAGTGCTGGCGGCGGAGCTGGGCGGTCGCTTGCCGATCATCGCGGCGGGCGGCATCACCGAAGGCAAGCATGCGGCAGAGAAAATCACTGCTGGTGCGAGCCTGGTGCAAATCTATTCGGGCTTCATCTACAAAGGCCCTGCGTTGATTCGTGAGTCTGTCGACGCTATCGCTGCCTTGCGCTGA
- a CDS encoding nitrate/nitrite transporter, with product MNSSFWKSGHTPTLFAAFLYFDLSFMVWYLLGPLAVQIAADLQLTTQQRGLVVATPILAGAVLRFGMGMLADRLSPKTAGLIGQVIVICALFGAWKLGIHSYEQALVLGLFLGMAGASFAVALPLASQWYPPQHQGKAMGIAGAGNSGTVLAALIAPVLAAAFGWSNVFGFAVIPLILTLIVFALLAKNAPERPKAKSMADYFKALGDRDSWWFMFFYSVTFGGFIGLASALPGYFNDQYGLSPVTAGYYTAACVFGGSLMRPLGGALADRFGGIRTLLAMYTVAAICIAAVGFNLPSSYAALALFVCTMLGLGAGNGAVFQLVPQRFRREIGVMTGLIGMAGGIGGFALAAGMGAIKQSTGSYQMALWLFASLGVLAWFGLHGVKRRWRTTWGSAAVTAARV from the coding sequence ATGAATTCAAGCTTTTGGAAATCCGGCCATACCCCGACCCTGTTCGCGGCCTTTCTCTATTTCGACCTGAGTTTCATGGTCTGGTACCTGCTAGGTCCCTTGGCCGTGCAGATCGCCGCCGATTTGCAACTGACCACCCAACAACGCGGGCTGGTGGTAGCCACGCCGATCCTGGCCGGCGCCGTGCTGCGCTTTGGCATGGGCATGCTGGCTGACCGACTGTCACCAAAAACCGCCGGCCTGATTGGCCAGGTCATCGTCATCTGCGCACTGTTCGGCGCCTGGAAGCTTGGCATCCACAGCTACGAGCAAGCCCTGGTGCTGGGGCTGTTCCTCGGCATGGCGGGCGCGTCGTTCGCCGTGGCCCTGCCACTGGCATCGCAGTGGTATCCGCCGCAGCATCAAGGCAAAGCGATGGGCATTGCCGGTGCCGGCAACTCGGGCACCGTGCTCGCCGCGCTGATTGCCCCAGTGCTGGCAGCCGCATTCGGTTGGAGCAACGTGTTCGGTTTCGCGGTGATCCCGCTGATTCTCACCCTGATTGTGTTTGCCTTGCTCGCCAAAAATGCGCCAGAACGGCCGAAAGCCAAGTCGATGGCTGACTATTTCAAAGCCTTGGGAGACCGGGATAGCTGGTGGTTCATGTTCTTCTACAGCGTGACCTTTGGCGGCTTTATCGGCCTTGCCAGCGCCCTGCCCGGTTACTTCAACGACCAATACGGCTTGAGCCCGGTCACCGCTGGTTACTACACCGCTGCCTGCGTGTTCGGTGGCAGCCTGATGCGTCCGTTGGGAGGCGCTCTGGCAGACCGGTTCGGTGGCATTCGCACCTTGCTCGCGATGTATACCGTGGCAGCGATCTGCATCGCCGCCGTCGGATTCAACCTGCCAAGTTCCTACGCGGCGCTGGCACTTTTCGTCTGCACCATGCTCGGTTTGGGGGCAGGCAACGGGGCGGTGTTCCAACTGGTGCCACAGCGCTTCCGTCGCGAAATCGGCGTGATGACCGGCCTGATCGGCATGGCCGGCGGCATCGGCGGCTTTGCATTGGCGGCAGGCATGGGCGCCATCAAACAAAGTACCGGCAGCTATCAGATGGCGCTGTGGTTGTTCGCCAGCCTCGGCGTCCTCGCCTGGTTTGGCCTGCACGGCGTGAAGCGACGCTGGAGAACCACTTGGGGTTCGGCAGCCGTCACCGCAGCTCGGGTCTGA
- a CDS encoding bifunctional protein-serine/threonine kinase/phosphatase, with protein sequence MSLQLSFAEASAIGPREENQDALRLVTPVPALAASKGYLFAIADGVSQCADGGLAARSTLQALALDYYATPETWGVAQALDRLLSAQNRWLQANGNGQPLLTTVSALVLRGRRFTLAHVGDCRVYRWHANQLQRISEDHVWDQPGMQHVLKRALGLDQHLVLDFLDGELRADESFVLLSDGIWAVLGDTAICAILRDQPDLHSAAQTLVSAAHLAGSQDNASALLVRVDALGETSIGDALIHLQQWPLPPALKPGQDFEGWQVEGILAHSQQSLLYRVRDAHQQAWLLKTLPGRLHDDPLAAQALLSEEWFLKRVAGRHFPEVHCAGQRQHLYYVMREYSGSTLAQLYDRIGPLPLAQWHDLVERLLRAVGMLHRRQILHRDIKPENLLLGDDGELRLLDFGLAFCPGLSEDQLTTLPGTPSYIAPEAFRAEAPSTKQDLYSVGVTLYFLLTGHYPYGEIEAFQRPRFGVPISAGRYRPDLPEWVVQSLERAVAADPDHRFETAEEWLLLMEQGERRSLSVRPRPLLEREPIKVWRTLALVSLLANLTLLYWSLHG encoded by the coding sequence ATGAGCCTGCAACTGAGTTTTGCCGAAGCCAGCGCCATCGGCCCGCGCGAGGAGAATCAGGATGCTCTGCGCCTGGTCACACCGGTCCCGGCGCTGGCGGCCAGCAAAGGTTACCTGTTCGCCATCGCCGATGGCGTCAGCCAATGTGCCGACGGCGGCCTGGCGGCTCGCTCGACCTTGCAGGCCTTGGCGCTGGACTACTACGCCACGCCAGAAACCTGGGGCGTGGCTCAGGCACTTGATCGCCTGCTATCGGCGCAGAACCGCTGGCTACAGGCCAATGGCAACGGGCAACCGCTGCTGACCACCGTCAGCGCGCTGGTGCTGCGAGGGAGGCGATTCACCTTGGCCCATGTGGGCGATTGCAGGGTTTATCGCTGGCATGCCAATCAGTTGCAGCGAATCAGCGAGGATCACGTCTGGGACCAGCCAGGCATGCAACATGTCCTCAAGCGTGCGCTGGGGCTGGATCAGCACCTGGTCCTGGACTTCCTCGATGGCGAATTGCGTGCCGACGAGAGCTTCGTGCTGCTCAGTGACGGGATCTGGGCCGTGCTGGGCGACACCGCGATTTGCGCCATCCTCCGCGATCAACCGGATCTGCACAGCGCAGCGCAAACCCTGGTCAGTGCCGCACATCTGGCTGGCAGCCAGGACAATGCCAGCGCGCTGTTGGTGCGGGTCGATGCCTTGGGAGAGACCAGCATTGGCGATGCGTTGATTCACCTGCAGCAATGGCCACTGCCTCCGGCATTGAAACCGGGACAGGATTTTGAAGGCTGGCAAGTCGAAGGGATACTCGCCCACAGCCAGCAATCGCTGCTCTATCGGGTGCGCGACGCTCATCAACAGGCCTGGTTACTGAAGACCCTGCCTGGCCGCCTGCACGATGATCCTCTGGCCGCCCAGGCCTTGCTGTCGGAGGAGTGGTTTCTCAAACGCGTGGCCGGACGTCATTTTCCCGAGGTCCATTGCGCTGGCCAGCGCCAACATTTGTACTACGTGATGCGCGAATATTCAGGGTCGACACTGGCCCAGCTTTACGACCGCATCGGGCCACTGCCATTGGCTCAATGGCACGACTTGGTGGAACGCCTGTTGCGGGCAGTCGGGATGTTGCATCGCCGGCAAATCCTGCACCGCGACATCAAGCCGGAGAATCTGCTGCTGGGCGACGACGGTGAGCTGCGCTTGCTGGATTTCGGTCTCGCCTTTTGTCCCGGGCTCTCCGAAGATCAGCTCACCACCCTGCCCGGGACGCCGAGTTACATCGCGCCGGAAGCATTTCGTGCAGAGGCTCCGAGCACGAAACAAGACCTGTATTCAGTCGGTGTGACCTTGTACTTCCTGCTCACCGGGCATTACCCCTACGGTGAAATCGAAGCATTCCAGCGCCCGCGTTTTGGTGTACCGATCAGCGCCGGACGCTATCGACCCGACTTGCCGGAATGGGTCGTACAAAGCCTGGAACGCGCCGTCGCCGCAGACCCTGACCATCGGTTTGAAACGGCAGAAGAGTGGTTGCTGCTGATGGAACAAGGAGAACGCCGCAGCCTGAGTGTACGCCCCAGGCCACTGCTTGAGCGCGAACCGATAAAGGTTTGGCGGACACTGGCACTGGTGTCGCTGCTGGCCAATCTCACTCTGCTGTATTGGTCGCTACATGGCTGA
- the rlmKL gene encoding bifunctional 23S rRNA (guanine(2069)-N(7))-methyltransferase RlmK/23S rRNA (guanine(2445)-N(2))-methyltransferase RlmL, producing MSDRFELFLTCPKGLEGLLIEEAVGLGLEEAREHTSAVRGMATMETAYRLCLWSRLANRVLLVLKRFPMKDAEDLYHGVLDIEWQDHMLNDGTLAVEFSGHGSGIDNTHFGALKVKDAIVDKLRTPQGDRPSIDKLNPDLRIHLRLDRGEAILSLDLSGHSLHQRGYRLQQGAAPLKENLAAAILIRSGWPRIAAEGGALADPMCGVGTFLVEAAMIAADIAPNLRREQWGFSAWLGHVPALWKKLHEEACERAAAGLAKPPLWIRGYEADPRLIQPGRNNVERAGLSEWIKIYQGEVATFEPRPDQNQKGLVICNPPYGERLGDEASLLYLYQNLGERLRQACLNWEAAVFTGAPDLGKRMGIRSHKQYSFWNGALPCKLLLIKVLPDQFVTGERRTPEQRQAEREQAAYDEAPSEPQERQYNKNGNPIKPAPAPAPVIEQPRLSEGGQMFANRLQKNLKALGKWVKREGIDCYRVYDADMPEYSMAIDLYHDWVHVQEYAAPKSIDPEKASARMFDALAAIPQALNIDKSRVVVKRRERQSGTKQYERQAAQGKFVEVNEGGIKLLVNLTDYLDTGLFLDHRPMRMRIQKEAAGKRFLNLYCYTATASVHAAKGGARSTTSVDLSKTYLDWARRNLALNGFSDKNRLEQGDVMAWLDASRDEYDLIFIDPPTFSNSKRMEGIFDVQRDQVQLIDLAMARLAPGGVLYFSNNFRKFELEPNLSERYAIEEITAQTIDPDFARNPKIHRAWKIMAR from the coding sequence ATGTCCGATCGTTTCGAACTCTTCCTCACTTGCCCCAAAGGCCTTGAAGGCCTGCTCATCGAGGAAGCCGTCGGGCTTGGCCTTGAGGAGGCGCGTGAGCACACCTCTGCCGTGCGTGGCATGGCCACCATGGAAACCGCGTATCGCCTGTGCCTGTGGTCGCGTCTGGCCAACCGGGTACTGCTGGTGCTCAAGCGTTTCCCGATGAAGGACGCCGAAGACCTCTATCACGGCGTACTGGATATCGAGTGGCAAGACCACATGCTCAATGACGGCACTCTCGCCGTCGAGTTCAGCGGCCACGGCTCCGGTATCGACAACACCCACTTCGGTGCGTTGAAGGTCAAGGACGCTATCGTCGACAAGCTGCGCACTCCGCAGGGTGACCGTCCATCCATCGACAAGCTCAACCCTGACCTGCGCATTCACCTGCGTCTGGATCGCGGCGAAGCCATTCTCTCTCTCGACCTGTCCGGTCACAGCTTGCACCAGCGTGGTTATCGCTTGCAGCAAGGCGCGGCACCGTTGAAGGAAAACCTCGCGGCAGCGATCCTGATCCGTTCCGGCTGGCCCCGTATCGCGGCCGAAGGCGGCGCACTGGCCGACCCGATGTGCGGTGTTGGTACGTTCCTGGTAGAAGCAGCGATGATCGCTGCCGACATCGCGCCGAACCTGCGTCGCGAGCAATGGGGCTTCAGCGCCTGGCTCGGACATGTGCCGGCCCTGTGGAAGAAACTGCATGAAGAAGCTTGCGAGCGCGCTGCTGCCGGTCTGGCCAAGCCCCCGCTGTGGATTCGCGGTTACGAAGCCGATCCGCGCCTGATTCAACCAGGCCGCAACAACGTCGAGCGTGCCGGTCTGAGCGAGTGGATCAAGATCTACCAGGGCGAAGTCGCGACCTTCGAGCCGCGCCCGGACCAGAACCAGAAAGGCCTGGTGATCTGCAACCCTCCCTACGGCGAGCGTCTGGGCGATGAGGCGAGCCTGCTCTACCTCTACCAGAACCTCGGCGAGCGCCTGCGTCAGGCCTGCCTGAACTGGGAGGCGGCGGTGTTCACCGGCGCGCCGGACCTGGGCAAGCGCATGGGCATCCGCAGCCACAAGCAGTATTCGTTCTGGAACGGCGCGTTGCCGTGCAAGCTGTTGCTGATCAAAGTGTTGCCGGATCAGTTCGTCACTGGCGAGCGTCGCACCCCGGAGCAGCGTCAGGCCGAGCGTGAGCAGGCCGCCTACGATGAGGCACCGAGCGAACCGCAAGAGCGCCAGTACAACAAAAACGGCAACCCGATCAAACCGGCTCCAGCCCCGGCTCCGGTGATCGAGCAGCCGCGCCTGAGTGAAGGCGGGCAAATGTTTGCCAACCGCCTGCAAAAAAACCTCAAGGCACTGGGCAAGTGGGTCAAGCGTGAAGGCATCGACTGCTATCGTGTCTACGATGCCGACATGCCGGAATACTCCATGGCCATCGACCTGTATCACGATTGGGTCCACGTCCAGGAGTACGCTGCGCCGAAATCCATCGATCCGGAAAAAGCCTCGGCGCGCATGTTCGATGCCCTGGCGGCGATTCCTCAGGCATTGAACATCGACAAGAGTCGCGTGGTGGTCAAGCGCCGTGAGCGTCAGAGCGGCACCAAGCAATATGAGCGCCAGGCGGCACAGGGCAAGTTCGTCGAGGTCAATGAAGGCGGGATCAAGCTGCTGGTGAACCTCACCGATTACCTCGACACCGGTCTGTTCCTCGATCATCGGCCGATGCGCATGCGTATCCAGAAAGAGGCGGCCGGCAAACGCTTCCTCAATCTGTATTGCTACACCGCAACTGCCAGTGTGCACGCGGCCAAGGGCGGTGCACGCAGCACCACCAGTGTCGATCTGTCGAAAACCTACCTGGACTGGGCACGTCGCAACCTGGCGCTGAACGGTTTTTCCGACAAGAACCGTCTGGAACAGGGTGATGTGATGGCCTGGCTTGATGCCAGCCGTGATGAATACGACCTGATCTTCATTGATCCGCCGACGTTCTCCAACTCCAAGCGCATGGAAGGCATCTTTGATGTACAGCGTGACCAGGTGCAGTTGATCGATCTGGCCATGGCGCGCCTGGCACCGGGTGGCGTGTTGTATTTCTCCAACAACTTCCGCAAGTTCGAACTGGAGCCGAACCTCAGCGAGCGTTACGCAATCGAGGAGATCACCGCTCAGACCATCGATCCGGATTTTGCGCGCAACCCCAAAATCCACCGCGCCTGGAAAATCATGGCACGTTGA
- a CDS encoding diguanylate cyclase produces MSLHAERPKILGFISEDASAWWVALLVLLIGAILTGLLAWSTLNLFHHQLRQRFQLLASERYSRIEERFEDQEQRLDGLRRFFSNSDSVSRTEFDGYTRPLLHRTQAYSYAARVSRAERPAFEQRVRDEGSSDFTFRDLNADGQLQQAAERDEYVVVLYSQTQSKLGAALGYDLLAQPMRRATLERADQQGNMAVSQPMHLVSIEPAYARGVLLVAPVTQRHGRDLASTKSYGYVMAVISMRQLLADGLPEASRDYLSVRIVDLSIDDQHEVLFESANPPAISDLASTRLLRLADHEYQVDIEPSEAFVQANHSSVTSLVVLGSLLSVLLSALLYVLVSQRQRALSLVQQRTQELRDREQELRGTHGQLRGVLNAATQVAIIATDLRGVISTFNAGAEQMLGYTSDEVLGHMTLENLHLPRELVARSAELSARYGKPVPTCQAMLVEGDVEGGHEAREWTLVRSDGSYLMVNMLATPVLDEQGLWVGHLAICIDITERKRVHEALAARDLLLKKLSAHVPGGIYQFKMEFDGRLSVIYASDGIREIYELEPDVLLLNAEAIFTRIHPQDTTRVRASIRASADTLSPWREEYRVQLPLRGLRWVRGEATPEELPGGGVLWHGFISDISDMKRVEEELRALSITDSLTGIYNRRYFQERLTTEMSRVERGGGELSVIMLDIDHFKRINDQYGHAVGDRVLQAVCERIGHRLRRTDVFCRLGGEEFMVLCPDISGEHAHVLAQQLWQGLRSSPIDGVGTVTASFGIASWRVGEGADALLLRADSGVYAAKQAGRDRVEAQMN; encoded by the coding sequence ATGTCGTTGCACGCCGAGCGCCCCAAGATCCTGGGTTTTATCAGCGAAGACGCCTCGGCCTGGTGGGTCGCGTTGCTGGTATTGCTGATTGGCGCGATCCTTACGGGACTGCTTGCATGGTCAACGCTGAACCTGTTTCACCATCAATTACGGCAACGTTTTCAGCTACTGGCCAGTGAACGTTATAGCCGTATCGAAGAACGTTTCGAAGATCAGGAGCAGCGCCTCGACGGCCTGCGCCGGTTCTTCTCCAATTCCGACTCGGTGTCCCGAACGGAATTCGACGGCTACACCCGACCTTTATTGCACCGTACCCAGGCATATTCCTACGCCGCGCGCGTTAGCCGCGCCGAGCGCCCCGCGTTCGAACAGCGTGTACGGGATGAGGGCTCGAGTGATTTCACCTTTCGAGACCTCAACGCCGACGGCCAACTGCAACAGGCTGCCGAGCGGGATGAGTACGTGGTCGTCCTTTACAGCCAGACCCAAAGCAAGCTCGGCGCGGCCCTCGGTTACGACTTGCTGGCCCAGCCGATGCGTCGTGCGACTTTGGAGCGGGCCGATCAGCAGGGCAATATGGCGGTGTCGCAGCCAATGCACCTGGTCAGCATCGAGCCGGCTTATGCGCGAGGTGTGCTGCTGGTTGCACCGGTCACGCAACGTCATGGCCGGGACTTGGCGTCGACAAAATCTTACGGCTACGTGATGGCAGTGATCAGCATGCGTCAATTGCTGGCGGACGGTCTGCCGGAGGCGAGCCGTGACTATCTCTCGGTGCGCATTGTTGATTTGTCGATCGACGACCAGCACGAAGTGTTGTTCGAGTCTGCGAATCCACCGGCCATCAGTGATCTGGCATCCACTCGATTGCTGCGCCTGGCTGACCATGAATATCAAGTCGATATTGAGCCCAGTGAAGCCTTTGTGCAGGCCAATCACTCGTCTGTGACCAGCCTGGTGGTGCTGGGCAGTCTGCTCAGTGTGCTGCTTAGCGCGTTGCTTTATGTGTTGGTGAGTCAGCGACAACGCGCATTGAGTCTGGTCCAGCAACGTACTCAGGAGCTGCGTGATCGAGAGCAGGAGTTGCGTGGTACCCATGGCCAGTTGCGCGGTGTACTGAATGCCGCGACCCAGGTCGCGATCATTGCCACCGACCTGCGCGGGGTTATCAGCACTTTCAACGCCGGCGCCGAACAGATGCTTGGCTATACCAGCGACGAAGTATTGGGCCACATGACCCTGGAAAACCTGCATCTGCCCCGGGAGCTGGTGGCCCGTTCGGCAGAGTTGAGCGCGCGTTACGGCAAACCGGTGCCGACCTGTCAGGCAATGTTGGTCGAAGGTGATGTCGAAGGCGGGCATGAAGCGCGGGAATGGACGCTGGTTCGTAGCGATGGCAGCTATTTGATGGTCAACATGCTGGCAACGCCGGTGCTGGATGAGCAAGGCCTTTGGGTTGGGCATCTGGCGATTTGCATCGACATTACGGAGCGCAAGCGCGTGCACGAGGCGTTGGCCGCACGGGATTTGTTGTTGAAGAAACTCAGCGCCCATGTGCCCGGTGGTATCTACCAGTTCAAGATGGAGTTCGATGGGCGTTTGAGCGTGATCTATGCCAGCGACGGTATCCGCGAGATCTACGAGCTCGAGCCGGACGTACTGTTGCTCAATGCCGAAGCGATTTTCACCCGCATACATCCACAGGACACCACCCGCGTCCGCGCTTCGATCCGGGCCTCGGCCGACACCCTCAGCCCCTGGCGTGAAGAGTATCGCGTGCAACTGCCTTTGCGCGGCCTGCGCTGGGTGCGAGGTGAGGCGACCCCGGAGGAACTGCCCGGTGGAGGCGTACTGTGGCACGGCTTCATCTCGGACATTTCCGACATGAAACGGGTAGAAGAGGAATTGCGCGCGCTGTCGATCACCGATTCGCTCACCGGTATCTACAATCGCCGCTACTTCCAGGAACGTCTTACCACCGAAATGTCACGGGTGGAGCGTGGCGGTGGCGAGTTGTCGGTGATCATGCTCGACATCGACCACTTCAAGCGCATCAACGATCAATATGGTCATGCTGTCGGTGACCGGGTGTTGCAGGCGGTGTGTGAGCGGATCGGGCATCGTTTGCGTCGCACGGACGTGTTCTGTCGTCTGGGTGGCGAGGAGTTCATGGTGCTGTGCCCGGACATCAGTGGCGAGCATGCCCATGTGTTGGCCCAGCAGTTGTGGCAAGGCTTGCGCAGTTCACCGATCGACGGTGTCGGTACGGTCACCGCCAGTTTCGGGATTGCCAGTTGGCGG